In one window of Kitasatospora sp. MMS16-BH015 DNA:
- a CDS encoding CDP-alcohol phosphatidyltransferase family protein, whose product MEVQETRVQTDRVLTIPNLLSMARLAGVPVFLWLILWPKFGGPNADGWAILVLMFSGVSDYLDGKLARRWGQISRLGQILDPAADRLYVLSTLLGLTWREILPWWVTAILLAREVFIAGLLPVLAKYGYGPLNVSFLGKAATFNLMYAFPLLLIGAGDSWIATPALVVSWAFIWWGTTLYWWSAILYAIQVRQIAKGRVAAA is encoded by the coding sequence GTGGAGGTCCAGGAGACGCGTGTCCAGACCGACCGTGTCCTCACCATTCCCAATCTGTTGAGCATGGCGCGGTTGGCCGGGGTGCCGGTCTTTCTCTGGTTGATCCTCTGGCCGAAGTTCGGCGGGCCGAATGCCGACGGCTGGGCGATTCTGGTGCTGATGTTCAGTGGGGTCAGTGACTACCTGGACGGGAAGCTGGCTCGGCGGTGGGGGCAGATCAGCCGGCTGGGGCAGATCCTGGATCCGGCGGCGGACCGGTTGTACGTGCTGTCGACGTTGTTGGGGCTGACCTGGCGGGAGATCCTGCCGTGGTGGGTGACGGCGATCCTGCTGGCGCGGGAAGTGTTCATCGCGGGGCTGTTGCCGGTGTTGGCCAAGTACGGGTACGGGCCGTTGAACGTGAGCTTTCTGGGGAAGGCGGCCACGTTCAATTTGATGTACGCGTTCCCGCTGCTGCTGATCGGGGCCGGGGACAGCTGGATCGCGACGCCGGCGCTCGTGGTGAGTTGGGCGTTCATCTGGTGGGGGACCACGCTTTACTGGTGGTCCGCCATCCTGTACGCGATCCAGGTACGGCAGATCGCCAAGGGGCGTGTTGCGGCAGCGTGA
- a CDS encoding mannose-1-phosphate guanyltransferase has translation MKAVVMAGGEGTRLRPMTSSMPKPLLPVANRPIMEHVLRLLKRHGLTDTVVTVQFLASLVKNYFGDGEELGMHLTYANEETPLGTAGSVKNAEDALKDDSFLVISGDALTDFDLSDLIAFHREKGALVTVCLTRVPNPLEFGITITDEEGRVERFLEKPTWGQVFSDTVNTGIYVMEPQVFDYVAAGESVDWSSDVFPQLLKEGKPVYGYVAEGYWEDVGTHESYQKAQADVLEGKVEVELDGFEISPGVWVAEGAEVDPGAVLRGPLYIGDYAKVEAGVELREHTVLGSNVVVKRGAFLHKAVVHDNVYIGPQSNLRGCVVGKNTDVMRAARIDDGAVIGDECLIGEESSISGNVRVYPFKTIEAGAFVNTSVIWESRGQEHLFGLRGVSGILNVEITPELAVRLAGAYATTLKKGATVTIARDHSRGARALKRAMISALQTSAIDVRDLENVPMPVARQHTARGSAGGIFLRTTPGVPDSLDILFFDERGADLSQAGQRKLDRVYARQEYRRAFPGEIGDLTFPSSVFDSYAGNLLRAVDTTGIREAGLKVVVDTAHGSAGLVLPSILGRLGVEALTVSGGLDEARPTEDADARQAGLARLGELVASSRAAFGVRFDPVGERVSFVDELGRVIQDDRALLVLLDLVAAERRSGQVALPVTTTRIAEQVAAYHGTQVRWTTTSPDDLAKAAAAEETIFGGDGRGGFVVPEFSEVLDGAAAFVRLLGLVARTQLTLSQIDARIPQAHIQRRDIATPWAAKGMVMRSVVEAAGNRRLDTTDGVRVVEPDGRWTLVLPDPAEAITHLWAEGPDDAATEALLDEWAAVVDGAGR, from the coding sequence ATGAAAGCCGTTGTGATGGCAGGGGGCGAAGGCACGCGCCTCCGCCCGATGACTTCTAGCATGCCCAAGCCGCTGCTTCCGGTGGCCAACCGGCCGATCATGGAGCACGTGCTGCGGCTGCTGAAGCGGCACGGCCTTACGGACACCGTCGTCACCGTGCAGTTCCTGGCTTCGCTGGTCAAGAACTACTTCGGGGACGGTGAAGAGCTGGGGATGCACCTCACCTATGCCAACGAGGAGACCCCGCTCGGCACCGCCGGGAGTGTGAAGAACGCCGAGGACGCGCTCAAGGACGACTCGTTCCTGGTGATCTCGGGTGACGCGCTGACCGACTTCGACCTCTCCGACCTGATCGCCTTCCACCGGGAGAAGGGGGCGCTGGTCACGGTCTGCCTGACCAGGGTGCCCAACCCGTTGGAGTTCGGGATCACGATCACGGACGAGGAGGGGAGGGTCGAGCGGTTCCTGGAGAAGCCGACCTGGGGGCAGGTCTTCTCGGACACCGTGAACACCGGGATCTACGTGATGGAGCCCCAGGTCTTCGACTACGTCGCGGCCGGGGAGTCGGTGGACTGGTCGAGCGACGTCTTCCCTCAGCTGCTGAAGGAGGGCAAGCCGGTCTACGGGTACGTGGCCGAGGGCTACTGGGAGGACGTGGGCACCCACGAGAGCTACCAGAAGGCCCAGGCCGACGTGCTGGAGGGCAAGGTCGAGGTCGAGCTGGACGGGTTCGAGATCTCGCCCGGGGTCTGGGTGGCCGAGGGCGCCGAGGTCGACCCGGGGGCGGTGCTGCGGGGGCCGCTGTACATCGGTGACTACGCCAAGGTCGAGGCCGGGGTCGAGTTGCGGGAGCACACCGTGCTCGGCTCGAACGTGGTCGTCAAGCGCGGGGCGTTCCTGCACAAGGCCGTGGTGCACGACAACGTGTACATCGGGCCGCAGAGCAACCTGCGCGGGTGCGTGGTCGGGAAGAACACCGACGTGATGCGGGCCGCCCGGATCGACGACGGGGCGGTGATCGGGGACGAGTGCCTGATCGGCGAAGAGTCGAGCATCTCGGGCAACGTGCGGGTGTACCCATTCAAGACGATCGAGGCCGGCGCCTTCGTCAACACGAGCGTGATCTGGGAGTCCCGGGGCCAGGAGCACCTCTTCGGGCTGCGGGGCGTCTCGGGGATCCTGAACGTGGAGATCACCCCCGAGCTGGCCGTGCGCCTGGCCGGGGCGTACGCGACCACCCTGAAGAAGGGGGCGACCGTCACCATTGCGCGTGACCACTCGCGTGGTGCACGTGCGCTCAAACGGGCGATGATCTCTGCCCTCCAGACCAGTGCGATCGACGTCCGCGACCTGGAGAACGTGCCGATGCCGGTGGCCCGGCAGCACACCGCGCGCGGCAGCGCCGGCGGGATCTTCCTGCGGACCACGCCCGGGGTGCCGGATTCGCTGGACATCCTCTTCTTCGACGAGCGCGGGGCCGACCTCTCGCAGGCCGGCCAGCGCAAGCTCGACCGGGTGTACGCGCGGCAGGAGTACCGCCGGGCCTTCCCGGGGGAGATCGGTGACCTGACCTTCCCGTCCAGCGTGTTCGACAGCTACGCGGGCAACCTGCTGCGGGCCGTGGACACCACCGGGATCCGGGAGGCCGGGCTCAAGGTGGTGGTGGACACCGCGCACGGCTCGGCCGGCCTGGTGCTGCCCAGCATCCTCGGGCGGCTCGGGGTCGAGGCGCTCACCGTCAGCGGCGGCCTGGACGAGGCGCGGCCGACCGAGGACGCCGACGCCCGGCAGGCCGGCCTTGCCCGGCTCGGTGAGCTGGTGGCCTCCTCGCGGGCGGCCTTCGGCGTGCGGTTCGACCCGGTGGGCGAGCGCGTCTCCTTCGTGGACGAGCTCGGGCGGGTGATCCAGGACGACCGGGCGCTGCTGGTGCTGCTCGACCTGGTCGCCGCCGAGCGGCGCAGCGGGCAGGTGGCGCTGCCGGTGACCACGACCCGGATCGCCGAGCAGGTGGCCGCGTACCACGGCACCCAGGTGCGCTGGACCACCACCTCGCCGGACGACCTGGCGAAGGCGGCCGCCGCCGAGGAGACGATCTTCGGCGGGGACGGGCGCGGCGGGTTCGTGGTGCCGGAGTTCAGCGAGGTGCTGGACGGGGCCGCGGCCTTCGTCCGGCTGCTGGGCCTGGTGGCGCGCACGCAGCTGACGCTGAGCCAGATTGACGCGCGAATCCCGCAGGCGCACATCCAGCGGCGGGACATCGCCACGCCGTGGGCGGCCAAGGGCATGGTGATGCGCTCGGTGGTGGAGGCGGCCGGCAACCGGCGGCTGGACACCACGGACGGCGTGCGGGTGGTGGAGCCCGACGGGCGGTGGACGCTGGTGCTGCCGGACCCGGCCGAGGCGATCACCCACCTGTGGGCCGAGGGGCCGGACGACGCGGCCACCGAGGCGCTGCTGGACGAGTGGGCCGCGGTGGTGGACGGCGCCGGTCGCTGA
- a CDS encoding DUF881 domain-containing protein, producing MPASTTPSDRDGRYSRPDASMSLLTTVMEHSLDDGYAEAARARGEEGSSRLPGSLRGRVMLGVGLALAAGVVTVGAVNAHVAEPVLAKERDALVQRVNDSTTAADRLQKQVQDLRHQVDEAQQRALHAGNDQGPAELAGRVGTGEVTGPGFKLVLDDASGTGAGGSVNDPRQADGFHDSGRLRDRDLQLVVNGVWLSGAEAVSINGQRLTALSAIRAAGDAILVDNRPLVPPYTVLALGDGPAMGAAFGAAEAGHYLKIIQDSYGIKSTLSVQKKLTLPAAVGITLRYAQPLTSGAPSASPTTGTGAPKQ from the coding sequence ATGCCAGCATCCACGACGCCGAGTGACCGGGACGGTCGGTACTCCCGGCCGGACGCCTCGATGTCCCTGCTGACCACCGTGATGGAACACAGCCTGGACGACGGCTACGCGGAGGCGGCTCGGGCCAGGGGCGAGGAGGGCAGCAGCAGGCTGCCCGGCTCGCTGCGGGGCCGGGTGATGCTCGGGGTCGGGCTGGCGCTGGCGGCCGGGGTGGTGACGGTCGGCGCGGTCAACGCGCACGTGGCCGAGCCGGTGCTGGCCAAGGAGCGGGACGCGCTGGTGCAGCGGGTCAACGACTCGACCACGGCGGCCGACAGGCTCCAGAAGCAGGTCCAGGACCTGCGGCACCAGGTGGACGAGGCCCAGCAGCGCGCGCTGCACGCCGGGAACGACCAGGGGCCGGCTGAGCTGGCCGGGCGGGTCGGCACCGGCGAGGTGACCGGCCCGGGCTTCAAGCTGGTGCTGGACGACGCCTCGGGCACCGGGGCGGGTGGTTCGGTGAACGACCCGCGGCAGGCCGACGGCTTCCACGACAGCGGGCGGCTGCGCGACCGGGACCTCCAGCTGGTCGTCAACGGGGTCTGGCTCTCCGGGGCCGAGGCCGTCTCGATCAACGGTCAGCGGCTCACCGCACTGTCGGCGATCCGGGCCGCCGGCGACGCGATCCTGGTGGACAACCGGCCGCTGGTGCCGCCGTACACCGTGCTGGCGCTGGGCGACGGCCCGGCGATGGGTGCGGCCTTCGGCGCGGCGGAGGCCGGACACTACCTGAAGATCATCCAGGACAGCTACGGGATCAAGTCCACGCTCTCCGTACAGAAGAAGCTCACGCTGCCCGCAGCCGTGGGCATCACGCTGCGGTACGCGCAGCCGCTGACTTCGGGGGCGCCGAGCGCGTCCCCGACCACAGGGACAGGAGCACCAAAGCAGTGA
- a CDS encoding small basic family protein: protein MIAVLGLVIGVVVGLFVQPEVPDAVVPYLPIAVVAALDAVFGGVRAMLDGIFDDKVFVVSFLSNVVVAALIVFLGDQLGVGSQLSTGVVVVLGIRIFSNAAAIRRHVFRA from the coding sequence GTGATTGCCGTACTGGGTCTCGTGATCGGAGTGGTGGTCGGCCTCTTCGTGCAGCCCGAGGTGCCCGACGCCGTGGTGCCGTACCTGCCGATCGCGGTGGTCGCGGCGCTGGACGCGGTGTTCGGCGGGGTGCGGGCGATGCTCGACGGGATCTTCGACGACAAGGTCTTCGTGGTGTCGTTCCTCTCCAACGTGGTGGTGGCGGCGCTGATCGTCTTCCTCGGTGACCAGCTGGGCGTCGGATCGCAGCTCTCCACCGGCGTGGTCGTGGTGCTCGGCATCCGGATCTTCTCGAACGCCGCCGCGATCCGTCGGCACGTGTTCCGGGCCTGA